One stretch of Xanthomonas sp. DAR 35659 DNA includes these proteins:
- the xdhB gene encoding xanthine dehydrogenase molybdopterin binding subunit produces the protein MADGMPLDAAAPQVHRSLRHDSAHGHVSGQARYIDDLPEPPGLLHLAFGLSAQAHARVLRLDLDPVRAAPGVVAVFAAADIPGENNVAPVAHDDPLFAGDTVLYHGQPLFVVAADSHAAARRAARLAVVDYAPLPALLSIADARAAGAALEPAQRMARGGDVDAALAAAPRRCSGALQIGGQEHFYLEGQIAVALPGEQRQLHVLSSTQHPSEVQHLIAALLGLSSADVTVEVRRMGGAFGGKETQAAAPAAACALVAALTGRPAKLRYDRDDDMRITGKRHDFQVEYAAGFDDDGRLLALRLELASRCGATTDLSLAINDRAMFHADNCYWLPVVEIVSHRLRTHTVSNTAFRGFGGPQGMLAIERVLDAVAAALGRDPLQVRRVNLYAAPARNVTPYGMTVADNVAPALIEELAARTGYAARQAAVAAFNARHRVLKKGLALTPVKFGISFTTSHLNQAGALVLVYADGSVQLNHGGTEMGQGLMIKVAQIVADVFGIDVAQVRITATRTDKVPNTSATAASSGTDLNGMAAYNAASAIRARLAALAAERGGVTPEQVRFAGGEVVAGDLVLAFGALCRQAHMARISLAASGYYATPKIHYDRASHRGRPFYYFAYGAALSEVVIDTLTGEHRVLAVDVLHDVGRSLNPAIDLGQIEGGFIQGLGWLTTEELVYDAQGRLLTHAPSTYKIPTAGDRPARMRIDLWDAGRNDEPTIHRSKAVGEPPLMLAISVFSALTQAVAAAAPGPGLPALDAPATPERILAAIAARRADAR, from the coding sequence ATGGCTGACGGCATGCCGCTCGACGCCGCCGCGCCGCAGGTGCACCGATCACTGCGCCACGACAGCGCGCACGGCCACGTCAGCGGCCAGGCGCGCTACATCGACGACCTGCCGGAGCCGCCCGGCCTGCTGCATCTGGCCTTCGGCCTGAGCGCGCAGGCGCATGCGCGGGTGCTGCGGCTGGACCTGGATCCGGTGCGCGCCGCGCCCGGCGTGGTGGCGGTGTTCGCCGCCGCCGACATTCCCGGCGAGAACAACGTCGCGCCGGTGGCGCATGACGACCCGCTGTTCGCCGGCGACACGGTGCTCTATCACGGGCAGCCGCTGTTCGTGGTGGCTGCCGACAGCCACGCCGCGGCGCGCCGGGCGGCGCGGCTGGCGGTGGTCGACTACGCGCCGTTGCCGGCGCTGCTGAGCATCGCCGACGCGCGCGCGGCCGGCGCGGCGCTGGAGCCGGCGCAGCGCATGGCGCGCGGCGGCGACGTCGACGCCGCCTTGGCCGCGGCGCCGCGGCGCTGCAGTGGCGCGCTGCAGATCGGCGGGCAGGAGCACTTCTATCTGGAAGGACAGATCGCCGTGGCCCTGCCCGGCGAGCAGAGGCAACTGCACGTGCTGTCCTCGACCCAGCACCCCAGCGAAGTGCAGCACCTGATCGCGGCGTTGCTGGGACTGTCCAGCGCCGACGTCACCGTGGAAGTGCGGCGCATGGGCGGTGCCTTCGGCGGCAAGGAAACCCAGGCGGCGGCGCCGGCCGCGGCCTGCGCGCTGGTCGCCGCGCTGACCGGGCGCCCGGCCAAGCTGCGCTACGACCGCGACGACGACATGCGCATCACCGGCAAGCGCCACGACTTCCAGGTCGAGTACGCGGCCGGTTTCGACGACGACGGCCGCCTGCTGGCGTTGCGCCTGGAACTGGCCTCGCGCTGCGGCGCCACCACCGATCTGTCGCTGGCGATCAACGACCGCGCCATGTTCCATGCCGACAACTGCTACTGGCTGCCGGTGGTGGAGATCGTCTCGCACCGGCTGCGCACGCACACCGTGTCCAACACCGCGTTCCGCGGCTTCGGCGGCCCGCAGGGCATGCTGGCGATCGAACGCGTGCTGGATGCGGTCGCCGCCGCGCTGGGCCGCGATCCGCTGCAGGTGCGCCGCGTCAATCTGTACGCGGCGCCGGCGCGCAACGTGACGCCCTACGGCATGACCGTGGCCGACAACGTGGCCCCGGCGTTGATCGAGGAACTGGCCGCGCGCACCGGCTACGCCGCGCGGCAGGCGGCGGTGGCGGCGTTCAACGCGCGTCACCGCGTGCTGAAGAAGGGGCTGGCGCTGACCCCGGTGAAGTTCGGCATCAGCTTCACCACCAGCCATCTCAACCAGGCCGGCGCGCTGGTGCTGGTCTACGCCGACGGCTCGGTGCAGCTCAATCATGGCGGCACCGAGATGGGGCAGGGGCTGATGATCAAGGTCGCGCAGATCGTCGCCGACGTGTTCGGCATCGACGTGGCGCAGGTGCGCATCACCGCCACGCGCACCGACAAGGTGCCCAACACCTCGGCCACCGCGGCGTCCTCGGGCACCGACCTCAACGGCATGGCCGCCTACAACGCGGCCAGCGCCATCCGCGCGCGCCTGGCCGCGCTGGCCGCCGAGCGCGGCGGCGTGACGCCGGAGCAGGTCCGCTTCGCCGGCGGCGAGGTGGTCGCCGGCGATCTCGTGCTGGCGTTCGGCGCGCTGTGCCGGCAGGCGCACATGGCGCGCATCTCGCTGGCCGCCAGCGGCTACTACGCCACGCCCAAGATCCACTACGACCGCGCCAGCCACCGCGGCCGGCCGTTCTATTACTTCGCCTACGGCGCGGCGCTGAGCGAAGTGGTGATCGATACCCTGACCGGCGAGCATCGGGTGCTGGCGGTGGACGTGTTGCACGACGTCGGCCGCTCGCTCAATCCGGCCATCGACCTGGGCCAGATCGAGGGCGGCTTCATCCAGGGGTTGGGTTGGCTGACCACCGAGGAACTGGTCTACGACGCGCAAGGCCGGCTGCTGACCCATGCGCCGTCCACGTACAAGATTCCCACCGCAGGGGATCGCCCGGCGCGCATGCGGATCGACCTGTGGGACGCTGGACGCAACGACGAGCCGACCATCCACCGCTCCAAGGCGGTGGGCGAGCCGCCGTTGATGCTGGCGATCTCGGTGTTCTCGGCGCTGACCCAGGCGGTGGCCGCGGCGGCGCCCGGCCCCGGCCTGCCGGCGCTGGACGCGCCGGCCACCCCGGAACGCATCCTCGCCGCGATCGCGGCACGGCGCGCCGATGCGCGCTGA
- the xdhC gene encoding xanthine dehydrogenase accessory protein XdhC: protein MRADWSLQAEAALARGAAALVTVLATAGSTPREAGTRMLVTADGTLGTIGGGVLEWRASALARALLAQPPGSWQVQDYTLGAVAPARSVRCSGRCGDCVAHAQADDLLGQCCGGRVRLLLERLDPARSDWLRQATLGRTLLTRLRRADLEHSIGDAAPQALSLRAPAPAAGALLAQAIGPRCTPLSLFGAGHVGIAIARALHGLPFALAWSDSRADLAAAAGAEHLQEAALLAHAAAAPAEAMLLILTHDHALDYRLTAAALSGQACFVGLIGSASKRARFLSRLRHDGLGEAARTRLTCPIGLPGIHGKAPAVIAIAVVAQLLQRASANDAVSLPLPSALAVR, encoded by the coding sequence ATGCGCGCTGACTGGAGCCTGCAGGCGGAAGCGGCGCTGGCGCGCGGCGCGGCGGCCCTGGTCACGGTGCTGGCCACCGCCGGCTCGACCCCGCGCGAGGCCGGCACGCGCATGCTGGTGACCGCCGACGGCACCCTCGGCACCATCGGCGGCGGCGTGCTGGAGTGGCGCGCCAGCGCCCTGGCGCGCGCGCTCCTCGCGCAGCCGCCAGGGAGTTGGCAGGTGCAGGACTACACGCTGGGCGCGGTCGCGCCGGCGCGCTCCGTGCGCTGCAGCGGTCGTTGCGGCGACTGCGTGGCGCACGCCCAGGCCGACGATCTGCTCGGCCAGTGCTGCGGCGGCCGCGTGCGCCTGTTGCTGGAGCGGCTGGACCCGGCGCGCAGCGATTGGCTGCGCCAGGCGACGCTCGGCCGCACGTTGCTGACCCGGTTGCGGCGCGCTGATCTCGAACATTCCATCGGCGATGCGGCGCCGCAAGCGCTGTCGCTGCGGGCGCCGGCGCCCGCGGCGGGCGCCTTGTTGGCGCAGGCGATCGGCCCGCGCTGTACGCCGCTGTCGCTGTTCGGCGCCGGCCATGTCGGCATCGCCATCGCGCGCGCGCTGCACGGCTTGCCGTTCGCGCTGGCCTGGTCCGATTCGCGCGCCGACCTGGCCGCCGCGGCCGGCGCGGAGCATCTGCAGGAAGCGGCGCTGCTCGCGCATGCCGCGGCGGCGCCGGCCGAGGCGATGCTGCTGATCCTGACCCACGACCACGCGCTGGATTATCGGCTCACCGCGGCGGCGCTGAGCGGCCAGGCCTGCTTCGTCGGCCTGATCGGCTCGGCGTCCAAGCGCGCGCGGTTCCTGTCGCGGCTGCGCCACGACGGCCTGGGCGAGGCAGCACGGACGCGGCTGACCTGCCCGATCGGCTTGCCCGGCATCCACGGCAAAGCGCCGGCGGTGATCGCGATCGCGGTGGTCGCGCAGTTGCTGCAGCGTGCGTCGGCGAACGACGCCGTGTCGCTGCCACTTCCATCCGCGCTCGCTGTGCGCTGA
- the cysK gene encoding cysteine synthase A, which translates to MAIYDNILDTIGHTPIVKLHRLAPAHVDLYVKVEAFNPGGSVKDRLALAIVLDAEARGLLKPGDTIVEATSGNTGVALAMVAAARGYKFVATMVETFSIERRKLMRAYGAKVILTPAAERGSGMVRKAEELARQHGWFLARQFANPANPAYHRSTTAAEILRDFAGRRLDHFVSGWGTGGTLTGVGEVLRVARPDVRITATEPAGAALLQGQEWKPHKIQGWTPDFVPEVLNREVYDEVLSVEDADAIAVSRRLAAEEGIFTGISGGGTVATALRVAEAATPGAVILAMLPDTGERYFSTPLFADINEGSDDDWLAGLP; encoded by the coding sequence ATGGCCATCTACGACAACATCCTCGACACCATCGGCCACACCCCGATCGTCAAGCTGCACCGCCTGGCGCCGGCGCACGTGGACCTGTACGTCAAGGTCGAGGCCTTCAACCCCGGCGGCTCGGTCAAGGACCGCCTGGCCCTGGCGATCGTGCTCGACGCCGAGGCGCGGGGCCTGCTCAAGCCCGGCGACACCATCGTCGAGGCGACCTCGGGCAACACCGGCGTGGCCCTGGCGATGGTCGCCGCCGCGCGCGGCTACAAGTTCGTGGCGACGATGGTGGAGACCTTCTCGATCGAGCGCCGCAAGCTGATGCGCGCCTATGGCGCCAAGGTGATCCTGACCCCGGCCGCCGAGCGCGGCAGCGGCATGGTGCGCAAGGCCGAGGAACTGGCCAGGCAGCACGGCTGGTTCCTGGCCCGGCAGTTCGCCAACCCGGCGAACCCGGCCTACCACCGCAGCACCACCGCCGCGGAGATCCTGCGCGATTTCGCCGGCCGCCGGCTCGACCATTTCGTCAGCGGCTGGGGCACCGGCGGCACCCTCACCGGCGTCGGCGAAGTGCTGCGGGTGGCGCGCCCGGACGTGCGCATCACCGCCACCGAGCCGGCCGGCGCCGCGCTGCTGCAGGGCCAGGAGTGGAAGCCGCACAAGATCCAGGGCTGGACTCCGGACTTCGTGCCGGAGGTGCTCAACCGCGAGGTCTACGACGAGGTGCTGAGCGTGGAGGACGCCGATGCCATCGCGGTGTCGCGCCGCCTGGCCGCTGAGGAAGGCATCTTCACCGGCATTTCCGGCGGCGGCACCGTCGCCACCGCGCTGCGCGTGGCCGAAGCCGCCACGCCCGGCGCGGTGATCCTGGCGATGCTGCCGGACACCGGCGAGCGCTACTTCTCCACGCCGCTGTTCGCCGACATCAACGAAGGCAGCGACGACGACTGGCTGGCCGGTCTGCCGTAA
- the cobA gene encoding uroporphyrinogen-III C-methyltransferase has translation MSPAPIALYPDLRQRPVLVVGGGATAERQVQALLAAGAAPRVGALALSPGLQAWADAGRLQWLRGRFDAAWLDATWYLIAASDDAAVNRLALQAATAQRVLSQVAPGAAEPLALPTPADPGSVGVDAPATAAAAPPIRPGSVTLVGAGPGDPGLLTLNALHALRHADVVLHDRLVSAAILDLLPASAERIEVGKSADGHSVRQEQIHALLLEHARRGRRVVRLKGGDPFVFGRGGEELEYLRAHAVPYAVVPGITAALACAAYAGIPLTHRDHAQSLRLATAHCKDSFDTLDWAALAQQRQTLAVYMGVAGLDTVRARLLHAGRAADTPFALVENGSRPEQRVITGTLADLPDTARAHQVRSPALLILGEVAALASTLHWFGTAPLGAAPSPSPTPAVPTLAHAA, from the coding sequence GTGAGCCCTGCCCCGATCGCGTTGTATCCGGACCTGCGCCAGCGGCCCGTGCTGGTGGTCGGCGGCGGCGCGACCGCCGAGCGCCAGGTGCAGGCGCTGCTGGCCGCCGGCGCCGCGCCGCGCGTGGGCGCGTTGGCGCTGAGCCCGGGGTTGCAGGCCTGGGCCGACGCCGGACGCCTCCAGTGGCTGCGCGGCCGCTTCGATGCCGCCTGGCTGGACGCGACGTGGTACCTGATCGCCGCCAGCGACGACGCCGCGGTGAACCGGCTGGCGCTGCAGGCCGCCACCGCGCAGCGGGTGCTGTCGCAGGTCGCGCCCGGCGCCGCCGAGCCGCTGGCCCTGCCCACGCCGGCCGATCCCGGCAGCGTTGGCGTCGACGCGCCCGCCACCGCGGCAGCGGCGCCGCCGATCCGCCCCGGCAGCGTGACCCTGGTCGGTGCCGGCCCCGGCGACCCCGGCCTGCTGACCCTCAACGCACTGCACGCGCTGCGCCACGCCGACGTGGTCCTGCACGACCGCTTGGTCAGCGCCGCGATCCTGGACCTGCTGCCGGCCAGCGCCGAGCGGATCGAGGTCGGCAAGTCGGCCGACGGCCACAGCGTGCGCCAAGAGCAGATCCACGCGCTGCTGCTGGAGCACGCGCGGCGCGGACGCCGGGTGGTGCGGCTGAAGGGCGGCGATCCGTTCGTGTTCGGCCGCGGCGGCGAGGAACTGGAATATCTGCGGGCGCACGCCGTGCCCTACGCGGTGGTGCCGGGCATCACCGCGGCACTGGCCTGCGCGGCCTATGCCGGCATCCCGCTGACCCATCGCGACCATGCGCAGTCGCTGCGCCTGGCCACCGCGCACTGCAAGGATTCGTTCGACACGCTGGACTGGGCCGCGCTGGCGCAGCAACGGCAGACCCTGGCGGTGTACATGGGCGTGGCCGGGCTGGACACGGTGCGCGCGCGCCTGCTGCACGCCGGCCGCGCCGCCGACACCCCGTTCGCGCTGGTCGAAAACGGCTCGCGCCCCGAACAGCGGGTGATCACCGGCACCCTGGCCGACCTGCCCGACACCGCCCGCGCGCACCAGGTGCGTTCGCCGGCGCTGCTGATCCTGGGCGAGGTGGCCGCGCTGGCGTCGACCCTGCACTGGTTCGGCACCGCGCCGCTGGGCGCGGCGCCCTCACCTTCCCCGACGCCGGCCGTGCCTACCCTGGCCCACGCCGCCTGA
- a CDS encoding LysR family transcriptional regulator, whose amino-acid sequence MTLTQLRYLVAIADADLNITLAAARVHATQPGLSKQLKQLEDELGFLLFVRKGRSLETVTPAGREVIERARAVLAEANNIRTYAANQRRESQGQLTLTTTHTQARFVLPPAVAQIKQAYPQVSVHLQQAAESAALDLLSQGDADIAIVSTAGSAPGAGIAVPLYRWRRLVLVPRGHPLDVPKRIPDMAALAAQPLISYESSTRAGSSLQRAFGRLGLEPSIALTALDADLIKTYVRAGLGVGLLAEMAVHAGDTDLRAWPAPPEIPECIAWAVLPRDRVLRDYALELVHVLAPQIDTRDLRRVMEGNQEPDWPAPPSWEELTQTITS is encoded by the coding sequence ATGACGCTGACCCAACTCCGCTATCTCGTCGCCATTGCCGACGCCGACCTCAACATCACCCTGGCGGCGGCGCGCGTGCATGCCACGCAGCCGGGGCTGTCCAAGCAGCTCAAGCAACTGGAGGACGAGCTGGGCTTCCTGCTGTTCGTGCGCAAGGGCCGCAGCCTGGAGACGGTGACCCCGGCCGGGCGCGAGGTGATCGAACGCGCGCGCGCGGTGCTGGCCGAGGCCAACAACATCCGCACCTACGCCGCCAACCAGCGCCGCGAGAGCCAGGGCCAGTTGACCCTCACCACCACCCACACCCAGGCGCGCTTCGTGCTGCCGCCGGCGGTGGCGCAGATCAAGCAGGCCTATCCGCAGGTCAGCGTGCACCTGCAGCAGGCCGCCGAGAGCGCCGCGCTGGACCTGCTCAGCCAGGGCGACGCCGACATCGCCATCGTCAGCACCGCCGGCAGCGCGCCGGGCGCCGGCATCGCGGTGCCGCTGTACCGATGGCGGCGGCTGGTGCTGGTGCCGCGCGGGCACCCCTTGGATGTGCCCAAGCGGATCCCGGACATGGCCGCGCTGGCCGCGCAGCCGCTGATCAGCTACGAATCCTCCACCCGTGCCGGTTCCTCGCTGCAGCGCGCCTTCGGCCGGCTCGGGCTGGAGCCGAGCATCGCCCTGACCGCGCTCGACGCCGACCTGATCAAGACCTACGTGCGCGCCGGTCTCGGCGTCGGCCTGCTGGCGGAGATGGCGGTGCATGCCGGCGATACCGACCTGCGCGCCTGGCCGGCGCCGCCGGAGATTCCCGAGTGCATCGCCTGGGCGGTGCTGCCGCGCGACCGCGTGCTGCGCGACTACGCGCTGGAACTGGTGCACGTGCTGGCGCCGCAGATCGACACCCGCGACCTGCGCCGGGTGATGGAAGGCAACCAGGAGCCCGACTGGCCGGCCCCGCCGAGTTGGGAAGAGCTGACCCAGACCATCACCAGCTAG
- a CDS encoding phospholipid scramblase-related protein — translation MHPVLQQNLFFVKEQVGMFKAANNYDVFDPQSNQKVLECREPNLGLFTKIFRFSDYKRMTPFQVEVRTPNGQKVLTVKRGFSLFLSKVEVLDEHDRLVGTFSQKFFSIGGKFDVLDAREKLVCTLRGKWTSWDFRFVQGERELARVSKKWAGLGKELFTSADNYMLAIENAVPAEDDVRILIMAAVLCIDMVLKE, via the coding sequence ATGCATCCCGTCCTCCAGCAGAACCTGTTCTTCGTCAAGGAACAGGTCGGCATGTTCAAGGCCGCCAACAACTACGACGTGTTCGACCCGCAGAGCAACCAGAAGGTGCTCGAATGCCGCGAGCCGAACCTGGGCCTGTTCACCAAGATCTTCCGTTTCAGCGACTACAAGCGGATGACCCCGTTCCAGGTGGAGGTGCGCACCCCGAACGGGCAGAAGGTGCTGACGGTCAAGCGTGGTTTCTCGCTGTTCCTGTCCAAGGTCGAGGTGCTCGACGAGCACGATCGCCTGGTCGGCACCTTCAGCCAGAAGTTCTTCTCCATCGGCGGCAAGTTCGACGTGCTCGATGCGCGCGAGAAGCTGGTGTGCACGCTGCGCGGCAAGTGGACCAGTTGGGACTTCCGCTTCGTGCAGGGCGAGCGCGAGCTGGCGCGCGTGTCCAAGAAGTGGGCCGGGTTGGGCAAGGAGCTGTTCACCTCGGCCGACAACTACATGCTGGCGATCGAAAACGCGGTGCCGGCCGAGGACGACGTGCGCATCCTGATCATGGCCGCGGTGTTGTGCATCGATATGGTGTTGAAGGAGTGA
- a CDS encoding GAF domain-containing sensor histidine kinase: protein MLPAEPAAGPAYCAAKPPNEALRLDALRSYAILDTPPEPAFDDITRMAALICQTPIAVVNLIDSERQWFKSEIGLGARETPLATSICAHVLLEDDLLLVPDTREDPRFASNPLVTGDERLHFYAGALLKTADGLPLGTVCVLDRRARQLTYEQMEALRALARQTMAQLELRKALAKAQEANHYRSRLLAVAGHDLKTPLRTASYALTKLQRQLDVADSAPLDEARKALNQVASGLDELAASAVAGAEHSLPALGTVGLAELLGPILDTWRPRATAKGLRLRYVPTALRVRSHPTLLATLLGNLLGNAVKYTEHGSVLIGCRRRRDQVLVEIIDSGIGMDRDSLHQLFQPFRQADPHSEGLGLGLWIVRRTAETLGCSVEVHSQPGHGSRFTVRLPAADA from the coding sequence ATGCTTCCCGCCGAACCCGCCGCCGGCCCCGCGTACTGCGCCGCCAAACCGCCCAACGAGGCGCTGCGCCTGGATGCCCTGCGCAGCTACGCGATCCTCGACACGCCGCCCGAGCCGGCCTTCGACGACATCACCCGCATGGCGGCGTTGATCTGCCAGACCCCGATCGCGGTGGTCAACCTGATCGACAGCGAGCGGCAGTGGTTCAAGAGCGAGATCGGCCTGGGCGCGCGGGAAACCCCGCTGGCCACCTCGATCTGCGCGCATGTGCTGCTGGAGGACGACCTGCTGCTGGTGCCGGACACGCGCGAGGATCCGCGCTTCGCGAGCAACCCGCTGGTCACCGGCGACGAACGCCTGCACTTCTACGCCGGCGCGCTGCTGAAGACCGCCGACGGCCTGCCGCTGGGCACCGTCTGCGTGCTCGATCGGCGCGCGCGGCAGCTCACCTACGAGCAGATGGAGGCGCTGCGCGCCCTGGCCCGGCAGACGATGGCGCAACTGGAACTGCGCAAGGCGCTGGCGAAGGCGCAGGAGGCCAACCATTACCGCAGCCGCCTGCTGGCCGTCGCCGGCCACGACCTGAAGACCCCGCTGCGGACCGCCTCCTACGCACTGACCAAGCTGCAGCGTCAGCTCGATGTCGCCGACAGCGCGCCGCTGGACGAGGCGCGCAAGGCGCTGAACCAGGTCGCCTCGGGGCTGGACGAGCTGGCCGCCAGCGCGGTCGCCGGCGCCGAGCACAGCCTGCCGGCGCTCGGCACGGTCGGGCTGGCCGAACTGCTCGGCCCGATCCTGGACACCTGGCGGCCGCGGGCCACGGCCAAGGGGCTGCGCCTGCGCTACGTGCCGACCGCGCTGCGCGTGCGCAGCCACCCCACGCTGCTGGCCACCCTGCTCGGCAACCTGCTCGGCAACGCGGTCAAGTACACCGAGCACGGCTCGGTGCTGATCGGCTGCCGGCGGCGGCGCGATCAGGTGCTGGTGGAGATCATCGACAGCGGCATCGGCATGGACCGCGACAGCCTGCACCAGTTGTTCCAGCCGTTCCGCCAGGCCGATCCGCACAGCGAGGGCCTCGGCCTGGGGCTGTGGATCGTGCGCCGCACCGCCGAGACGCTGGGCTGCAGCGTCGAAGTGCACAGCCAGCCCGGCCACGGCAGCCGCTTCACCGTGCGGCTGCCGGCCGCGGACGCCTGA
- the arsH gene encoding arsenical resistance protein ArsH produces the protein MPWRWPPLAPRILLLYGSLRERSYSKLLALEAARLLQAMGAQTRLFDPTGLPLPDAAPDSDAKVQELRELALWSEGMVWSSPERHGAMSAVLKAQIDWIPLSQGALRPTQGKTLALMQVSGGSQSFNALNQMRVLGRWMRMLTIPNQSSVAKAWQEFDTPGRMRPSAYYERVVDVMEELVKFTLLTRQLAPYLVDRYSEHLSGSGTGALAAASGAAPATSVAPA, from the coding sequence ATCCCCTGGCGCTGGCCGCCGCTGGCGCCGCGCATCCTGTTGCTGTACGGATCGCTGCGCGAGCGTTCCTACAGCAAGCTGCTGGCGCTGGAAGCGGCGCGGCTGCTGCAGGCCATGGGCGCGCAGACGCGCCTGTTCGATCCGACCGGACTGCCGCTGCCCGACGCCGCCCCGGACAGCGACGCGAAGGTGCAGGAACTGCGCGAACTGGCTCTGTGGAGCGAAGGCATGGTCTGGTCCTCGCCGGAACGGCATGGCGCGATGAGCGCGGTGCTCAAGGCGCAGATCGACTGGATCCCGCTCAGCCAGGGCGCCCTGCGCCCCACCCAGGGCAAGACCCTGGCGCTGATGCAGGTGTCCGGCGGCTCGCAGTCGTTCAACGCGCTCAACCAGATGCGCGTGCTGGGCCGCTGGATGCGCATGCTGACCATCCCCAACCAGTCGTCGGTGGCCAAGGCCTGGCAGGAATTCGACACGCCTGGACGCATGCGTCCATCGGCGTACTACGAACGGGTGGTGGATGTGATGGAGGAACTGGTCAAGTTCACCCTGCTCACGCGCCAACTGGCGCCCTATCTGGTGGATCGCTACAGCGAGCACCTGTCCGGGAGCGGAACCGGGGCACTGGCCGCGGCCTCCGGCGCCGCGCCGGCCACGAGCGTCGCGCCCGCGTGA
- the arsC gene encoding arsenate reductase (glutaredoxin) (This arsenate reductase requires both glutathione and glutaredoxin to convert arsenate to arsenite, after which the efflux transporter formed by ArsA and ArsB can extrude the arsenite from the cell, providing resistance.): MSAITIYHNPACGTSRNVLGLIRNSGTEPTVVEYLKTPPDRATLQALIAAMGIPLREAIRQKGTPYAELGLDDPALSDDALLDAMLRHPILINRPIVVTPLGTRLCRPSETVLEILPSPQRGAFAKEDGEPLIDADGRLVG, translated from the coding sequence ATGAGCGCCATCACGATCTATCACAACCCCGCCTGCGGCACCTCGCGCAATGTCCTGGGCCTGATCCGCAACAGCGGCACCGAACCAACCGTGGTCGAATACCTCAAGACCCCACCGGACCGCGCCACCTTGCAGGCGCTGATCGCGGCCATGGGCATTCCGCTACGCGAGGCGATCCGGCAGAAGGGCACGCCCTACGCCGAACTAGGCCTCGACGACCCTGCGCTGAGCGACGACGCGCTGCTGGACGCGATGCTGCGGCACCCGATCCTGATCAACCGGCCGATCGTGGTCACCCCGCTCGGCACCCGCCTGTGCCGGCCCTCGGAGACGGTGCTGGAGATCCTGCCTTCGCCGCAGCGCGGCGCCTTCGCCAAGGAAGACGGCGAACCGCTGATCGATGCGGACGGCCGCCTTGTCGGTTGA
- a CDS encoding ArsR/SmtB family transcription factor gives MGASNIVTALRAHAHRLAAYRALVQAGPQGMVVGELRAALSLAPATLTAHLNVLRGTGLIVDERQGRVIRLRADYARMDALIGFLTENCGGGNWPSPAAPPTTTPKSAKHA, from the coding sequence ATGGGCGCCAGCAACATCGTTACCGCCTTGCGCGCCCATGCGCATCGGCTTGCCGCCTATCGCGCCCTGGTCCAGGCCGGGCCGCAGGGCATGGTCGTCGGCGAGTTGCGCGCCGCGCTGAGCTTGGCGCCGGCCACGCTCACCGCCCACCTGAACGTCCTGCGCGGCACCGGTCTGATCGTCGACGAACGCCAGGGCCGGGTGATCCGGCTGCGCGCCGATTACGCGCGCATGGACGCGCTGATCGGGTTCCTGACCGAGAACTGCGGCGGCGGCAACTGGCCGTCGCCCGCCGCGCCGCCGACGACCACTCCGAAATCCGCGAAACACGCATGA